From Sulfuracidifex tepidarius, one genomic window encodes:
- a CDS encoding nucleotidyltransferase domain-containing protein, whose product MDKDVVIDKEGKGIFQVITNYDTARMGFVFAMLKYERNQSGLWRGYSRVLKNYGVHNLVKLPQKFEYQPCLDVSFPIVYSSEIGKHLKPEEGLDKVIKGRVKEEFSDVILSIVDTVGSSGLGIGGSILTGLYHGNSDIDVIVYGKRSLEVYFSMSLTPDKEWIIETSRNYGISLEQARELYDPRRRGIMMGKKVSVNFVDERTQKLCDNVCVQKGKVSFEASVEKEQIEALFYPSIVKCDGSSDLKISEIVSYEGIFSSLLFNGGRFHVEGVLMECDDGNKVIIGDRNFRGNIRRVM is encoded by the coding sequence TTGGATAAAGACGTTGTGATAGATAAAGAAGGGAAAGGCATCTTCCAAGTCATAACGAACTATGATACAGCCAGGATGGGTTTCGTTTTCGCAATGCTGAAATATGAAAGAAATCAAAGCGGGTTGTGGAGAGGATACAGTAGAGTTCTGAAGAACTACGGGGTACATAATCTTGTTAAATTACCTCAAAAATTTGAATATCAACCATGTTTAGATGTAAGTTTTCCTATAGTCTATTCGTCAGAGATAGGAAAGCATCTAAAACCAGAAGAGGGGTTAGATAAAGTAATTAAGGGAAGAGTTAAGGAGGAGTTCTCAGATGTAATACTTTCCATAGTGGATACTGTGGGATCTAGCGGACTAGGGATCGGAGGATCTATACTTACTGGTTTATATCATGGGAACTCCGACATAGACGTAATAGTATATGGAAAGAGATCCTTAGAGGTTTACTTTTCCATGAGCCTCACGCCTGACAAGGAGTGGATCATCGAGACCTCTAGAAATTACGGAATATCATTAGAACAGGCCAGAGAGCTTTACGATCCTAGAAGAAGGGGAATTATGATGGGTAAAAAGGTCTCAGTAAACTTCGTTGATGAGAGAACCCAAAAGCTGTGTGATAACGTTTGCGTACAGAAGGGTAAAGTTAGCTTTGAAGCTTCAGTTGAAAAGGAACAAATTGAAGCTCTGTTCTATCCTTCCATAGTCAAATGCGATGGAAGCTCAGACTTGAAGATAAGTGAGATAGTTTCTTACGAAGGAATTTTTTCGTCTCTCCTATTTAATGGAGGAAGATTCCATGTTGAAGGGGTCTTGATGGAGTGCGATGACGGGAATAAGGTGATAATAGGTGACAGGAACTTTAGAGGAAATATTAGAAGAGTTATGTGA